In Paenacidovorax monticola, the genomic window CTGCGCGACGATGGCCTGGCACGACAGGCGGGACTGCGGCTCCAGGCCCCAGGCACGGTCGAGCAGGTCCTCCTCTTCCTCCTCGGCCGCGTTGAGCGAGTTGTAGCCCTCGCGCACGATCACATGGCAGGTCGTGCAGGCGCAGCTCATGTCGCAGGCATGCTCGATGTTGATGTGGTTGTCGAGCAGGGCCTCGCATATCGAGGTGCCGGCGGGCGCGGTGATCTCGGCGCCGTTGGGGCAGTATTCGGGATGGGGCAGGATCTTGATGACCGGCATGTGGGGGTGTTCGCGTTTGTTGTAATGGGTCAGAGAGATTGCACGTTCTTGCCGGCCAGCGCCTCGCGGATGCCGCGGTTCATGCGCTGGGCGGCGAACGCCTCGGTGCCCTTGGCCAGGGCCTCGGTCGCGGCCTCGATGGCGGCGGCATCCTCGGAATCGCGCTCGCGGCCCAGGGCCTCCATGAGGGCATCGATCGCCGCGCGCTCGCCGGCGCTCAGCAGGTCGCCATCGATATCGAGCGCGCTGCGCGTGGCCAGCAGCATGCGGTCGGCGTCCACGCGGGCCTCGACCACGGCGCGTGCGCGCATGTCCTCGGCCGCCGTGGCAAAGCCCTCCTGCAGCATGCGCGCGATCTGCTCGTCCGACAGGCCATAGGACGGTTTCACGTCGATGCGCGCCTCGACGCCGCTGCCCAGCTCCTTGGCGCCCACGGACAGCAGGCCGTCGGCATCCACGGTGAACGTGACGCGGATGCGCGCGGCACCGGCCGCCATGGGCGGAATGCCGCGCAGTTCGAAGCGCGCCAGGCTGCGGCAGTCCTGCACCAGGTCGCGCTCGCCCTGCACCACATGGATGGCAAGCGCCGTCTGGCCGTCCTGGTAGGTCGTGAAGTCCTGCGCCCGGGCCGTGGGAATGGTCTCGTTGCGCGCCACGATGCGTTCCACGAGACCGCCCATGGTCTCGATGCCCAGCGACAGTGGAATCACGTCGAGCAGCAGCAGATCGCCCGCCGCATCGTTGCCCGCGAGCTGGTTGGCCTGGATGGCCGCCCCCAGCGCCACGACCTCGTCGGGGTTCAGGTTGGTGAGCGGTTCGCGGCCGAAGAACTCGCCCACGGCGCGCTGCACCTGGGGCATGCGCGTGGAGCCGCCCACCATGACCACGCCCTGCACGTCCTCACGCGCCAGTTGGGCATCGCGCAGCGCACGGCGCACGGCGGCCAGCGAGCGCTGGGTGAGCGCGGCCGTGGCCGCCTCGAAATCGGTGCGACTCACATCCAATCGGGCTGTAGCACCCTCCAGCTGTGCGCTGAATGCTACGCTTTCAGAAGCGGTCAAGGCCTCCTTGCAGGCCCGCGCCGCAAGGCGCGCGGCGGCCTTGTCGGCCGGGGTCTCGGCCACGAGGCCGAGCCGGCCCAGCACCCAGTCGGCCAGGGCGGC contains:
- the fdx gene encoding ISC system 2Fe-2S type ferredoxin, with product MPVIKILPHPEYCPNGAEITAPAGTSICEALLDNHINIEHACDMSCACTTCHVIVREGYNSLNAAEEEEEDLLDRAWGLEPQSRLSCQAIVAQKDLTVEIPKYSINHAKENH
- the hscA gene encoding Fe-S protein assembly chaperone HscA; protein product: MALLQISEPGQSPDPHQRRIAVGIDLGTTHSLVAAVRNGVAECLPDAEGRVLLPSIVRYLEDGGRQIGHAAAGAQTQDARNTIVSVKRFMGRGLADIAEAGKLPYDFVQESGQGGMVGLATVGGTKSPVEVSAEILATLRYRAEDTFNDDLYGAVITVPAYFDDAQRQATKDAAKLAGIHLLRLINEPTAAAIAYGLDNASEGIYAVYDLGGGTFDISILRLTQGVFEVIATGGDSALGGDDYDAALADWVLGRLGLVAETPADKAAARLAARACKEALTASESVAFSAQLEGATARLDVSRTDFEAATAALTQRSLAAVRRALRDAQLAREDVQGVVMVGGSTRMPQVQRAVGEFFGREPLTNLNPDEVVALGAAIQANQLAGNDAAGDLLLLDVIPLSLGIETMGGLVERIVARNETIPTARAQDFTTYQDGQTALAIHVVQGERDLVQDCRSLARFELRGIPPMAAGAARIRVTFTVDADGLLSVGAKELGSGVEARIDVKPSYGLSDEQIARMLQEGFATAAEDMRARAVVEARVDADRMLLATRSALDIDGDLLSAGERAAIDALMEALGRERDSEDAAAIEAATEALAKGTEAFAAQRMNRGIREALAGKNVQSL